From the Streptomyces sp. Sge12 genome, the window GCGCTTCGAGGGCGGGCTGCAGGCGGCGACGCCGGACGGCGCCGGCGTCTCGATCATCCCGGCCGTGGCGGGCGGTTGCTGAATGCCCGGATCCCCGGGATCACCTGACTGGTGACACGCGCAAACCGAAATTGCCCCCTCCGCTAGAAGCGGAGGGGGCAATTCTGCTTGATTGGGCACGGTAGGGTTGGGGAAGTCCCCTCCGCTGTTCTTGCCCCCTGCATATGAACGGGCCGCGCAAGGGTCGACATCGGGCCAACATGCGAGTGCGGTATGGGGCTTTGGCGAGATATGCCCGGCCCGAGTTGCCCGGGAGTATGGCAAATTTTCACTCTATTTCAATGTTTCTCGGTGTCCAGAATTCTCATCGGATTGACCTGTTGCAGACAGCATCCGCGCAGATACATTCAGCCTCGGTCGACGCGTTCCGACGCAAGTTCTGACCCGGGATCGCGAAGTGCGTTCCTGCGCAAGGGCCAGTAATAGGGGAGTTAGGCATGGCTCAGGGCACCGTCAAGTGGTTCAACGCGGAGAAGGGCTACGGCTTCATCGCGGTCGACGGTGGTGCGGATGTGTTCGTCCACTACAGCGCCATCCAGATGGACGGGTACCGCACCCTTGAAGAGGGTCAGCGGGTCGAGTTCGAGATCTCGCAGGGCCAGAAGGGTCCGCAGGCGGACATGGTCAAGCTCGCACTCGGCTAGTCCTGGCGCGATCGACCGCCGACGCACAGTGTGCATCGAAGACCTGGAACACCATGAGGGGCCCACATCCTGGACACGGGATGGGGGCCCCTCCTGCGTATGCCCGGTAGTGGCGGGGCTTTGCACCAAGCCGCTTGCACTCGAGGGGGTCGAGTGCTAATCATTGGCGTTAGCACTCTCCACGTGAGAGTGCTACTGAAACGAGGACCGGGTCGGTGAGGCCCGCAGGGTCCGGTGGGAAGGAACCGCCGGGCACGCAGGCCGTCCGTCGCGGGCGCGGGCGCGGTCCTGGGAGCAATCCACCGCTGTCCGGGAGGACCACTTCAGATGGCCAAGATCATTGCGTTCGACGAGGAGGCCCGTCGCGGCCTCGAGCGTGGGATGAACCAGCTCGCCGACGCCGTCAAGGTCACCCTTGGCCCCAAGGGTCGCAACGTCGTCCTTGAGAAGAAGTGGGGCGCCCCCACGATCACCAACGATGGTGTCTCCATCGCCAAGGAGATCGAGCTCGAGGACCCGTACGAGAAGATCGGCGCCGAGCTGGTCAAGGAAGTCGCCAAGAAGACGGACGACGTCGCCGGCGACGGTACGACCACGGCCACCGTCCTGGCCCAGGCGCTCGTCCGCGAGGGCCTGCGCAACGTGGCCGCCGGTGCCAACCCGATGGCCCTCAAGCGTGGTATCGAGAAGGCCGTCGAGGCCGTCTCCGCCGCCCTGCTCGCCCAGGCCAAGGATGTCGAGACCAAGGAGCAGATCGCTTCGACGGCCTCCATCTCCGCCGCCGACACCCAGATCGGCGAGCTCATCGCCGAGGCCATGGACAAGGTCGGCAAGGAAGGCGTCATCACCGTCGAGGAGTCCCAGACCTTCGGTCTGGAGCTGGAGCTCACCGAGGGCATGCGCTTCGACAAGGGCTACATCTCGGCGTACTTCGCCACCGACATGGAGCGCATGGAGTCGTCCCTGGACGACCCGTACATCCTGATCGTCAACTCCAAGATCGGCTCGGTCAAGGACCTGCTGCCGCTCCTGGAGAAGGTCATGCAGTCCGGCAAGCCGCTGCTGATCATCGCCGAGGACGTCGAGGGCGAGGCGCTCTCCACCCTCGTCGTCAACAAGATCCGTGGCACCTTCAAGTCCGTCGCCGTCAAGGCCCCGGGCTTCGGTGACCGCCGCAAGGCCATGCTCGGTGACATCGCCATCCTCACGGGCGGCACGGTCATCTCCGAGGAGGTCGGCCTCAAGCTGGAGAACGCCGGTCTCGACCTGCTCGGCCGCGCCCGCAAGGTCGTCATCACCAAGGACGAGACCACCATCGTCGACGGTGCCGGTGACAGCGACCAGGTCCAGGGTCGCGTCAACCAGATCCGCGCCGAGATCGAGAACTCCGACTCGGACTACGACCGCGAGAAGCTCCAGGAGCGCCTCGCGAAGCTGGCCGGCGGCGTGGCCGTCATCAAGGCCGGTGCCGCGACCGAGGTCGAGCTCAAGGAGCGCAAGCACCGCATCGAGGACGCCGTTCGCAACGCGAAGGCGGCCGTCGAGGAGGGCATCGTCGCCGGTGGTGGCGTGGCCCTGCTCCAGGCCTCCGCGGTCTTCGAGAAGCTGGAGCTCGAGGGTGACGAGGCGACCGGCGCCAACGCCGTGAAGCTCGCCCTGGAGGCCCCGCTCAAGCAGATCGCCGTCAACGGTGGTCTCGAGGGTGGCGTCGTCGTCGAGAAGGTGCGCAACCTCCCGATCGGTCACGGCCTGAACGCCGCGACCGGCGAGTACGTCGACATGATCGCCGAGGGCATCATCGACCCGGCGAAGGTCACGCGCTCCGCGCTGCAGAACGCCGCGTCGATCGCCGCGCTGTTCCTGACGACCGAGGCCGTCATCGCCGACAAGCCCGAGAAGGCCGGCGCCGGTGCGCCGGGCGGCATGCCGGGCGGTGACATGGACTTCTGATCGACCCCGGCTCCGGCCACTGGTTGATCGGCTGTTCTCGAACGAGGGCGGCACCCCCACGGGGGTGCCGCCCTCGGGCGTTTCGCCGGGGGCGGCCTCAGGCGGCGGGGTGCGCGATGAAGGTGACCTCTTCGTGGTCCCCGCCGAGGGCGATGTTCAGTCCGGCGTCCAAGGCGTGCGCGAGGCGGCGCAGCAGGGGCAGGGGTCCCGGTGCGATGTGCATACCAAGGAGTGAAACGGGTCGGCGCCGTTGATGCGGGGTGCGGTGGAAGACTGGGCGCATGAGCGATCTCTTCGTCAAGATCTGCGGCTTGAAGACCGCGCACGACGTCGACGTGGCCGTGGCGGCCGGGGCCGACGCCGTCGGGTTCGTCTTCGCGCCCGGCAGTCCGCGTACGGTCGATGCCGCGGTCGCGCGGGAGCTCGCCGCGCGGGTGCCGGACGGTGTGCTCACCGTCGGGGTGTTCCGGGGGCAGTCGGTGGCGCAGGTGCGCCGGTTCGCCGAGGAGAGCGGGGTGCGCGGGGTGCAGCTGCACGGCGAGGAGGGCCCCGAGGACTTCGCGGCGCTGCGCGCCGACGGCCGGACCCTGCTGCGGGCCACCGCCGAGCACGTGGAGCGCTGCGGCGAGTACGGCGAGGACCTGCTGCTGCTGGACGCTCCCGACCCGGGCTCAGGCAAGCCGTGGAACTGGGGCTCGGCGGACTTCACCGCGCCCGAGGGGCGCTGGCTGCTGGCCGGCGGCCTGAACCCGGGCAATGTGCGGGAGGCGGTCCGGGTGACCGGCGCCTGGGGCGTGGACGTGTCCAGCGGGGTGGAGCGGGAGCGCGGCGTGAAGGCGCCGGAGCTGATCCGCGCCTTCATCGAGACGGCCAGGGCCACCCTCTAGTACCGGCGAGCAGGGTGACGATCACGAAGGCCGTGCGGCGGGTCCTGGCGAGGGTCATGAGGTCGGTCCTCGGTGGTGTCGGGGAAGGGGGCCGACCTCCATTGCGCCCCCGTGCGGGCGCCCGCGTCACGGCGCGGACATTCGGGGCTTGACGGGGCGCCCTCCCGGGCCGGGAGGGCGGGAGCCAGGGTGTCAGAAGCCGGGGCCGAAGCCGATGGCCCGGCCGTCCTCCTCGACGGCCTCGACGTCCTGCATCTCCCGCAGGGCCTTGACCTGGGCGGGGCTCAGCCGGGCGGAGAAGCCGTGCAGGACGGTGCGGTAGACGTGTACGGGGGTGGCGTCGACCCGCTCGGCCACGGAGGCCGGGTCGACTTCCTCCCGCACGGTGACGATGTACGTGGCGTGGTCGGCGGGAGCCGTGTGCGGTACGGGTTCCGGCACGTCGGCGGTGGCCGCAGCCACGGGCAGGGCGGCGACGGCGGCCAGTACGGCGACGGCCACGGTCAGGGTTCGGCTCAGACGGATGCGCATGGCCCGAGGCCATCACGCGCGGCCGGGCGGGTCAACGAAGCCCGCGGGTGTGGCGGGGGTACGGGCGGCGCACCGGCCGTGCGCCCCCTGATCTGGGGGCGGACCGTACGGGTGATCCTGCCGGGCGGGCCACCGGCCGCGCGGGCCGGAGTGCGCCCGGTGCGGCACAGCGGGATAACCCTTTCTGCGCGCCGCGCGCGCCACGGCGTGTCGGCGCGTACCGGACGGGCAACCAGGTGAAGCCGGTGATTCAACCGGCCGGGCGGTGGCACCGATGAAGCCGAGGGCCGCCCCGCAGGAGCACGTGGTGCCGTTTGGGCGGCCCACACCCATGTCTTCCTTCCCCACCCCGTCAGGGAGTTCCTTCCATGCGCCTGCTCGCACGCCTGGCCGCCGCGGCCCTCCTCACCGTCCCCCCGGTCGTGGCCGGTACGGCCTCCGCCGCGGCCCCGGAGCCGACCCCGGCACCGCTGCTCAAGTCCGACAACGCGGTGCCCGGCAAGTACATCGTGACCCTGGGAACGGGGGTGGACGCGGCGCAGGCCGCGAAGAAGCTGGGTCTGAAGCCCTCGTTCGTCTACACCTCGGCGATGAACGGCTTCGCCGCCTCGCTGACCCCGCTCCAGCTGACGATCGTCCGCAACAGCCTGGGCGTGAAGGCCGTCGAGGAGGACGCGAAGGTGCAGTCGGTGCCGAGGCAGAGCACCGTGGCGGGCACCCGGGCCCCGGCCTCGTCCTGGGGCCTGGACCGGATCGACCAGCAGGACGACTGGGACAAGGCCAACGGCACGGGTGACGGGCAGTTCAGCCCCGAGGGCAAC encodes:
- a CDS encoding cold-shock protein; this translates as MAQGTVKWFNAEKGYGFIAVDGGADVFVHYSAIQMDGYRTLEEGQRVEFEISQGQKGPQADMVKLALG
- the groL gene encoding chaperonin GroEL (60 kDa chaperone family; promotes refolding of misfolded polypeptides especially under stressful conditions; forms two stacked rings of heptamers to form a barrel-shaped 14mer; ends can be capped by GroES; misfolded proteins enter the barrel where they are refolded when GroES binds); its protein translation is MAKIIAFDEEARRGLERGMNQLADAVKVTLGPKGRNVVLEKKWGAPTITNDGVSIAKEIELEDPYEKIGAELVKEVAKKTDDVAGDGTTTATVLAQALVREGLRNVAAGANPMALKRGIEKAVEAVSAALLAQAKDVETKEQIASTASISAADTQIGELIAEAMDKVGKEGVITVEESQTFGLELELTEGMRFDKGYISAYFATDMERMESSLDDPYILIVNSKIGSVKDLLPLLEKVMQSGKPLLIIAEDVEGEALSTLVVNKIRGTFKSVAVKAPGFGDRRKAMLGDIAILTGGTVISEEVGLKLENAGLDLLGRARKVVITKDETTIVDGAGDSDQVQGRVNQIRAEIENSDSDYDREKLQERLAKLAGGVAVIKAGAATEVELKERKHRIEDAVRNAKAAVEEGIVAGGGVALLQASAVFEKLELEGDEATGANAVKLALEAPLKQIAVNGGLEGGVVVEKVRNLPIGHGLNAATGEYVDMIAEGIIDPAKVTRSALQNAASIAALFLTTEAVIADKPEKAGAGAPGGMPGGDMDF
- a CDS encoding phosphoribosylanthranilate isomerase, with protein sequence MSDLFVKICGLKTAHDVDVAVAAGADAVGFVFAPGSPRTVDAAVARELAARVPDGVLTVGVFRGQSVAQVRRFAEESGVRGVQLHGEEGPEDFAALRADGRTLLRATAEHVERCGEYGEDLLLLDAPDPGSGKPWNWGSADFTAPEGRWLLAGGLNPGNVREAVRVTGAWGVDVSSGVERERGVKAPELIRAFIETARATL
- a CDS encoding protease inhibitor I9 family protein, whose protein sequence is MRIRLSRTLTVAVAVLAAVAALPVAAATADVPEPVPHTAPADHATYIVTVREEVDPASVAERVDATPVHVYRTVLHGFSARLSPAQVKALREMQDVEAVEEDGRAIGFGPGF